The Rhododendron vialii isolate Sample 1 chromosome 1a, ASM3025357v1 region GAAAGAGATTTGCTTTCCCAAGCCAGAGGGCCTACtattgattttatcaataatgGAATAGCTTGGAAGGAATAGTTAGAGGGCCTATCATGAAGGAAAGGGGCAGCCAAGATAACTACTTGATCAGTCATAACAACTTCATCGCACACACTACATGTTTAGTCTAGATCAACGACAGCACCagaaatttttcaagaatggTTATGGGagaagttaggtttattgttgGTATATCTATCAAGAATAAATGAACTTTTAGAACAAATTTTTCTCCTATACATAAGTTCAAACACATACTTCTCGATTTTCTCTCGACAagttttcatctttcaaaatcgTTGTTTATAATATGTCGAAGCAACAATTATGTGCTAGTAATTTGTAATTCCGAGTGACTGGGCAAATACAATATTGGCTTAAAGTTGATACAGTACCAATGAAGACTTCTACGTTCTTGGGTCAAATACAATATTGGCCTGAAGTAACATGCCAAAGGGGAAGTTAACAAACCTGGGCCATTAGCTGCTTGGGTCAAAGACGAATCTATGGTCTATCTCGACTTCAGGAATGTGTGCAATGAAGCTCCAATATGGGCCTTTCCTCTTTTCACATTGTCGTTTCAGTATCGGACATTCTATGATCCGCAAACGCAAAAGCGAGGGAGGCAGCCCTTGCTCCGGAAACGATGCGAAGTTGGGACATTTATAGATAACCAAATCAGAAAGCGAGGGAGGCAGCCCTTGCTTCGGAAACGATGCGAGCTCGGGGCAGCCAGAGATACACAAATCCGAAAGCAAGGGAGGCAGCCCTTGCTCCGGAAACGATGCAAGCTTGGGGCACCACTCGATGAACAATTTCAAAAGCGAGGGAGGCAGTCTTGGCTCTGAAATAGACGTGAGCTTGGGGCAATTTCTGATTTCAAGTCGTTCAAGAGAGACGAGAATTTCAAAGTCCTTCAAAGATAGCTTCTCCAGATTTGGGAAGCTCTGGATGCGCAGTTCGACTAGAGAGGAGGGAAACGACAACATCCCATCTTCTGGAAAGGACACCCAATCACAATTCTCGAGGGAGAGTTCTCTGAGAGAGTACAATCGGTGCAAGCCACACAGCTTACCGATGTCGACATCATAGATGGTAAGTTTAGTGAGGTTGGTAAAGTTGGAGGAACTTCCTTCATCCAGAATGCGGGAGAGGAGTCCTGTACCCGCAGGAAAACCACCTACGGACAGCTCTTCAACAGAAGCGAGGCGGTTGTTGTACGCGTGGTTTGGAAGGGGCTCGAGTTTCTCGCAGCTATAGATATTAAAATACCTGAAATTGGTTGTGGGAAACCATCCTTCCGGAAGGGACTCTAGATTCTTACAGTTCCATATCCCCACTCGACTGAGATTCTTGAGACCATTATTACTTTGCATGACATCTGGTAGGGTATTGAGGCGATTACAACCCCAGATCTTAACAGATTCAAGAGATGGACAGTTGATCTTAATCCCCTCCTCTGCTATTAGCGACTTTAGCTCTGCACACCTATTAATCGTCAGTTCTTTGAGAGCGGGCGGGAGCCCACTTCCGGAACTTAAGCACGGCAGGGATGGACAGGACAAAAGGTACAGCTTCTCAAGATTATTAAGCAACGTCAAATCAGGCAGGGACACCAGCCCATCACAGTTATGAATATGCAACTCTTTCAGCGTAGACGGCAAGACAGGGAAAGAGGTGAGGCTTGGACACCGGGAGATGAAAAGCTCTTGAAGAGATTTGAGGTTAtctctttcttctcctcctGCAAACAAGGAAATAAGTTGGGGGCAGACTACAATAGTGAGACGTCGGAGGGCAGGGAGACAGTTTTGTAGTCTCACCTCATCCTCCCACAATGTTGTGAGTTCTTCGAAACCGCAGAGAAATAATTCTTGGAGTCCCGTCAGCCCTTGGAAAACCCAATTCAGGGAAGTCAGCGAGCTCAAGAGGCTATGACTTGAGTTTCTTAGCACTACTTGATCACCAACTTCTGAACTACCCAAGGAGTCGGCTATCGAAACATCTGAACTACCCATGGAGTCGGCAATCGAAATATTTGATAGATGCAAAGACACGAGTGAATCAAAGTGAAGCATATTTCTCACTTCATTCAGTTCTTGAGGGTTTGGGATCCACGCAACCACTAACGCCGGGCACTCCTCAATATCCAGATGTCTTAACCGAGGAAGATTTCTTGGCAACTCGTGCGAAAGCTTGGGACATCTTTTAATGGAGAGCTCTGATAGCCGAGCAAATGCTTGAGCTCCCTCCTCAACTCCGAAAGAAGTCCACTCTTTCCATTCGGGCATGTCTTTGAAGGTTAAAATCTCCAAAGCTGGAAAAGGATTTGAGCAACCCAAGCCATAGAACTCAAGTCCAACATTACCTACCGCCTTCATTTCTTGAATGTAGAGTTTTGCAAGTGAGGGTAACTGCCCCAAAGGTGGCAAGGAAGTGCATTTTTCACAATTTTGGAACTTCAAGCAGACAATGTTGGAGAACAAGGAATTCCCAATCCAATTTGGGAATGTGAAGCCACCGTAACCATTAATGGAAAGATCTTTTAAATTCTTGTGAGGCTCTAGCATATCAAGCACTTGTGATTCAACATTTTCGTTGTGAGAATTATCCGAGATGTTACTCCACTCCATCCTTAGCACATTTAAACCTTGTTTATCCTTCAAGATGGCCCTCCTCGCATCTGGAGCATCTGTCACATTCTCCAACCCTGATATGCTAAGTGTCCCTCTAAGATAAATCAGGCTGCCCAGCTCAGTTATCATGGACCCGTTGCCATTGCCAACAATGAAGTTTGAGAAAGTTTGGAGACTTGtcaattttcctatttttggtGGCATTTCTTGTAAGGAATGTGCACCAGTAACATCAAGATGACGCAAACTAATCAAGTCACTAGTGTTTGCAGGCAACTTCTTAAGATTTttacaatctctcaaaattagcGTTTGTAGGTTGTAGAGAGTGCCTATTGATTCTGGTAACATTAAAACCAAGGCACATGAAAGGTCAAGGTACCTCACATGCTTCAAATCCCCAATCGAATTGGAAAGTTCACCTATTCGATATCTTTGCAAACTAAGCACACGTAAACGTTTGAGACAAGGTAATAGATGAAGGGGAACGTCACTAGTCAAGTAGGACCCATATTCATATCTAGGCCCACATGGTAAAAATGTCCTCAAATTTTTGGCTTTCTTAAAGGCCTCAAACTTCTTTATGCCATCACGATACCCACGTGAGTAGGATGAATGCCGAGCCTTACTGATACTTTCATCTCCTTCATTCTCTTTGATCAGCTTATCCTCTAGCCTAAAACAAGTTTTTCTTGCAAGAAATTGAGCCAAATCATTGATGAGGTCATGCATAACAAATTGTTCACCACTGTTTGATGATTGAAAAAATGACCTCGATAACAATTCATGGAAGTACTCACAACCAAGATCTTCCATTTGCCTTCCCCCTGTTTGCTTCGGAATTAAGCCTTCTGCCATCCACAAGAAAACTAGTTCCTCCTCCTCAAATTCGTAATCCTTTGgcaaaatggaacaatatgcAAAACACTTCTTCAAATGCGAAGGGAGGTGATAGTAACCTAATCTCAAAGCTGGAAGAATGTGACTTTCCTCTTCTGATAACTCCCATAGTTTACTATTTAATACTCCTTTCCATTCATCTTCGGTCAACTTGCACCGTAGAAGGCCACCGAGTGTCCTAGCTACCAAAGGCAAACCTTTacattttttcataatttcctTACCAATTGAAACCAAATTTTGATTTGCATCCATACTTCTACCCTCAAATGCATGTTGTGCAAACACAGACCAACACTCATCCTCGGATAGTTCTTTTAGGGAGTGATATTTATTGGGTCCAGCCATTGTAAATGCAACATCACTATTGCGTGTTGTTACAATGACTTTACTTCCCGGGGCCCCATCATTGAAAGGACTCTTTAAACTGCTCCAGTCACCATGGTTTTTGTTCCACACATCATCAAGAACAATCAAGAACTTTTTCCCAGCCAATTCCTTTTTTAGCACATCTTGAACTTGAGCCAAGGCTTTAAATTCGCACGGGCTTTTAGTGACAAACTCAAGAATAGCTTTTGTCACTCCTACAATGTCGAACACTTCTGATACACAGACCCATGCTTTCATCTCAAAATGTTCATCCACCATCTCGTCATTGTAGACCATCTGAGCAAGGGTGGTCTTGCCGACCCCACCCATACCCACAATCGGGACTACACCAACTTTGTTACTACCAGATTGATCAGTCATAAGCAACTCTATTATCGCCTTTTTATCATTATCCCTACCATACAAACAAGGCTCAATTATCAAAGGCGAAGTGGGTCGTCTTTGAGGAGCTTTACCAGACCCCCCTGCAGCAATGTTCTTCAAGCCAAGCCCCATTCTCCGATTAAAAAGGTCTTGCAACCTTGCAGTGATCTTGTTCATCTCGTCCATCTTGGGCCTCATTCTAAAATCAGACACAAGAGTGCTTGGATTGAAACTTGTGCAGCAGTTAGGTATGAGTTTACGTACCTTGCTGGTTCTAGCTCGAGGCTCTTCCATCACCTTCCGTCGCAAAGCTTCGGTAGCGAACTCGTCCAGTACGTCATCCATATCATAACTCAAGTCTTCAAGATCGGAGAGCCACAAATTAGTCTCCCGATCGGTGATTTGTTTCTCCTCAGCATCCGCAACCACCGCCTGAACTTGTTCCAGCATGCTCCTCCATTTCGTCAGCTGAGTATCAATCCGCTCCTTACGTGCAAAGTTCCACAGATCGCCGGATGCTAACCTATCAACTAGCACGTTAACGAAAGCACCAAGGAATACTTCAGCCATTTTTTGCTCTGTGGAAAAGGAAGTTGTGTTGCACAGAGAAAACCAAAGGGTGCTATGCGTGAATGCTGATAATTCACCAAATGGAGTTTTGCTAGTTGGAAAGTGGAGGCAGATGAGTGTGGCCCCCCCAAGAGGAATCtgcttttttttcttggaagaCTCCACGATATCATTGTTCATTTTACTGTACTTGCATTTAACTATATAAAATTTTCTAATATGCATTATCAAGATCAACTAatctatagtttttttttttttttgatccgctcaACTAATCTATAGTTGATATCATACATTTACTGATGTACACATTTAAAGCCCATTTGTAACTTCACAcgctaaaaataaaaagtgaagTGATTAATTtaggaagtgtgaaaatcagtATTACTTAGCAAACTCCGCATGAGCATAATGGAGGGCCCTTCTCCTTGAAATTTTTCTCATGGGAGAGATAAAGTCAATAATGGAGTCTCCAATATTAATTGAGAAGAATAATCTGAATGTACGCCTACACAAGAAAGGATTTTCGGGCAGATGAGTTCGCACGATCGTTTTTGTCACTTGCccaactaatttttattttgaaaaacgtCAATAATCGTCGTGCATCGATCAATAAAAACTTTGACACgaagttcaattttttcaatttccatagtcgtccctctagttttaccgttgtttcaatttcgtccgTCTAATtttaattgtctcaatttcgtccccgtagtttgttttatgttccaaattggtaaaattgttaacaccattaatgaaactaacggaaaaaatataattaaaaaattaattgctccaattttcaatccggttcaaccggtgcgaagatcttatttttctgatcattttatcttagatggtcataatagattttttgctctaagacctttcaatgaataccctaagagagccctaaaactaaataaggagtcttcgggggctcattgaaaggccttagagccaaaaattcattacgaccgtctaggataaaatgatgaaaaaaataagatcttcgcaccggttcaaccggattgaaaattggagcacttaattttttaatcatatttttccgtaagttttcattaacggtgttaacaattttaccaatttagaacgtaaaacaaactatagggacgaaattgagacaattaaaactagagggacgaaattgagacaaccgtaaaactagagggacgactacgaaaatttgcccaaatttaAATGCACAAGATTGTATGCATCTACATTCTTATAATACAGAATTTTTTGTAATTGCCGAAATTGAACGAAATATCTACAATAATGTTTTTATTACTGTTTTTGTTATATGTGAGAAACCTTTAAAAATGATCTCTCCCCTAACACTGCAATCACGTGTCCATCCAGCTACAAGCCTACAAGCTATATTCAAACCAAACCTCTTCCAAATTTACGGCACGTGAAATGGGACTTGGGATGTTGGATCAACGGATTGTGTTGCGCAGCGTGCTGTGCGGGATAAATCGCCGCCGCTACTGTCTTGCTCTAATGTCTAAAACGTTCATTTCGTAGAGTTCATCGAGTagaacaagtgtaccaaaaatcagcttgatcagatatcattaaatatctcatccgaacattattatcttgaaattattaagtATACCAAAAAATAGTGGATTTTGATAGGCCACTAAGCAAAGTGTTTAATCAttcagaaatgctagggacaaagaaaaattACTTCGAAACtaccccgaaaagatcaactagtggttgagattcactttgatgtatGTGACACAattatcaaagtgattctcaactattaattattattttcgggatactttcgcaataaattttctttctacTTGGCATTTCCCTTGACCATCGGCCAATACTAGTAGTAGTAGATAAGACTAGCTCCTTTCCGATAccgaaaagtaaaaacaaaatgagAAGGAAGTAAACGGCGTCAAGTTTCCGTTGATAAAAGCCGTCTAATTTGAACAGATGCTGGGTCCTTGGGAGTGATGACCGTAACGCCGCTCCTCGGGACGCATGCGCTTCCTTTTGTGTTTCTCAtctatatttcctttttttttcccatttttaaatctctgaaaatattttaaaaactcgTTTAAGTATATTAAGGTTTATGTCATATTTGATAATTCTAAAAGTTTCGGGAATGAGAATTAAGTCgatttatgaaaataaattatctaTATACTCGATTAAAGAATCTTAAACAGAAATCACGCTACTAAGTTAACTTGATAATTCTTTCTTATTTCGCTAATATTAGGGCTATCAAGTATAATGATGCACTATATCTGAGAAAATTTTAATGTGGCCAATGAATAATATAACCCTCCtaatacatttttttcctttttttatactccctccgtccatttttaagtgtcctgcttcgtaactccaacttattaaaaagacatcatcattacacctttcacatcaacttttttctccactttccctacttacccatcatcattacacttttactcactaacttttcaaaataaaatctacttttagggacaaaatagacaatacaccaatttttacccccctaactttacaaaatggacacttattaagggacagcccaaaatgaaatactggacacaaaaaaagagacggagggagtatataaataCTTTCCGTATTATGTTAGTTTTGATACTTTCTCATGAAAAcaaatactcccttcgtcccaaaagaatgacaatttttgaaatccgTGTGATTTTTCatcatttatatcttttaatctataatatttttcatgaatttaaaaactttgtataatagaattaaatgagaactatcaaacaagaatcatattgcatattttttgagattcatattgaaagatataagaaattgaaattgatacggatatcaaaaattgacatccaatttgaaacggagagagtattCTTCTTAAGCAAAACGTACATACTACTCCTTGATAAGGGAGAGTAAGTGGTATGAATGACTtcaattaaggctccgtttcagaaaccttcttaaaaaataagcaacttattttacattttcaaactcaaaaataaagtaaataaaaaataatttttcaattttttttacatcgtataaaaaatttcatcgagatcttctaaaaaagattcatattgcatatttttaaattttaataaactcataatatttgagtttgaaattgcctttttaaaaaataagaattttttttagttccggaacggagcctaagtgaaTTGATTTGTGAGCAGGGGAGTTGGTGAATTGTATTCAATTTAACTCAGTCTTTTGTAGTTGAATCTTCAATGTCAAGGGAGGGACGCGGGGGAGGCTACTGTCCCGATTTTGGGGTCCACCACAGTCTTggtccgatgatctgaatcgttcactttgtagagctcatcgagtaaaACAACAATGCAAAacatcagcttaattggatatcattaaatacctaatcggagcccatataactctcagtccatgggttacaataGAATTGATCCAGTGTGTTGGAtctattctttttaagataaaaaggttccgataagacatttaatgatatccaattaagctgattttgatttaattgttctactcgatgagctctacaaaatgaacgatttcgattaTTAGAGCGAGACCGAAATGGACCCCAAAATGGGGCACAGCAGCCCCCTCCCTCCGTCAAGGAGTAGGTGAATGTATTCAATTCAATTCAGTCTTGTCAAGGGAGTAGGTGAATGTGTATTCTGTTTGGTTTATGTTTTGAAaagctttttaaaaaatagtaggaataataagtggagagagataaagaaagaaattttagaAGTAAGAGGAatgtagaaaaaaaattttgaaaaattcttttcaaatagcaAAAAGAACGAGACAATAGTTGAACCTTCAAGAGAGGCTCTTTTCGCATCACCTGACAACCCCATCCTCCAGGCCCCACCACCTTCCCACCTTTTCCCGCCCCGCCCTGTTTTAggtttttttagtttctttttagttttacttttaaaagattttaaatactttttttttttactttcactattttttttttactaagacTTTAATActtttccaaatttcaatccatttgaacgggtgaaaagattttagttttttgatgattttatcttaaatggtcataattaaattttaactctagggctctcgttgattagccctaagagatttAATTCTATAACTTTCTTagagctaatcaacgagagtcctaaagtcaaaatttaattatgaccatttaggataaaatgatcagaaaacaaaaatctttccaccggtttaaacggattgaaatttggaaaacttaatttttttaacctctttatacattttatatattaaaaaatatagttaaaaaattaagtgtttcaaatttcaatccgtttgaaccggtggaaagattttagttttctgatcattttatcataaatggtcataattaaattttgactctaggactttcgttaattagccctaagaaagttgtagaattaaatatctcttagggctaatcaatgagagccctaaagtcaaaatttaattatgaccatctaagataaaatgatcaaaaaactaaaatctttccaccggttcaaacagattgaaatttggaacacttaatttttgaaccatattttttaataaactgtctaaagaggttaaaaaattaagtgttccaaatttcaatccgtttgaaccggtggaaagattttagttttttgatcattttatcataaatgaccataattaaattttgtttttaggaCTCTCATTGATTAGTCCTAAGAAATTTCTGATTCTACAACTTTTTTAGtgctaaaaattcattataactattgaagataaaatgataaaaaaattccatcgattcaaccggattgaaaattgaaatactgaaataatattaaataaataaaagagaaaaaagatacagagtataaacattattatgtaaataaaaaaaagagaaaatgggtTCGATATTTCTGGGATGCGTGGGGGTATTTTCGAAAGAAGGAAGGTGGGGTCGAGAGGTGCGTGTGTCAGGGTCGGTCAGGACTCAGGATAGAGTGAACTTTTATTAATTAAA contains the following coding sequences:
- the LOC131299714 gene encoding putative disease resistance RPP13-like protein 1 produces the protein MAEVFLGAFVNVLVDRLASGDLWNFARKERIDTQLTKWRSMLEQVQAVVADAEEKQITDRETNLWLSDLEDLSYDMDDVLDEFATEALRRKVMEEPRARTSKVRKLIPNCCTSFNPSTLVSDFRMRPKMDEMNKITARLQDLFNRRMGLGLKNIAAGGSGKAPQRRPTSPLIIEPCLYGRDNDKKAIIELLMTDQSGSNKVGVVPIVGMGGVGKTTLAQMVYNDEMVDEHFEMKAWVCVSEVFDIVGVTKAILEFVTKSPCEFKALAQVQDVLKKELAGKKFLIVLDDVWNKNHGDWSSLKSPFNDGAPGSKVIVTTRNSDVAFTMAGPNKYHSLKELSEDECWSVFAQHAFEGRSMDANQNLVSIGKEIMKKCKGLPLVARTLGGLLRCKLTEDEWKGVLNSKLWELSEEESHILPALRLGYYHLPSHLKKCFAYCSILPKDYEFEEEELVFLWMAEGLIPKQTGGRQMEDLGCEYFHELLSRSFFQSSNSGEQFVMHDLINDLAQFLARKTCFRLEDKLIKENEGDESISKARHSSYSRGYRDGIKKFEAFKKAKNLRTFLPCGPRYEYGSYLTSDVPLHLLPCLKRLRVLSLQRYRIGELSNSIGDLKHVRYLDLSCALVLMLPESIGTLYNLQTLILRDCKNLKKLPANTSDLISLRHLDVTGAHSLQEMPPKIGKLTSLQTFSNFIVGNGNGSMITELGSLIYLRGTLSISGLENVTDAPDARRAILKDKQGLNVLRMEWSNISDNSHNENVESQVLDMLEPHKNLKDLSINGYGGFTFPNWIGNSLFSNIVCLKFQNCEKCTSLPPLGQLPSLAKLYIQEMKAVGNVGLEFYGLGCSNPFPALEILTFKDMPEWKEWTSFGVEEGAQAFARLSELSIKRCPKLSHELPRNLPRLRHLDIEECPALVVAWIPNPQELNEVRNMLHFDSLVSLHLSNISIADSMGSSDVSIADSLGSSEVGDQVVLRNSSHSLLSSLTSLNWVFQGLTGLQELFLCGFEELTTLWEDEVRLQNCLPALRRLTIVVCPQLISLFAGGEERDNLKSLQELFISRCPSLTSFPVLPSTLKELHIHNCDGLVSLPDLTLLNNLEKLYLLSCPSLPCLSSGSGLPPALKELTINRCAELKSLIAEEGIKINCPSLESVKIWGCNRLNTLPDVMQSNNGLKNLSRVGIWNCKNLESLPEGWFPTTNFRYFNIYSCEKLEPLPNHAYNNRLASVEELSVGGFPAGTGLLSRILDEGSSSNFTNLTKLTIYDVDIGKLCGLHRLYSLRELSLENCDWVSFPEDGMLSFPSSLVELRIQSFPNLEKLSLKDFEILVSLERLEIRNCPKLTSISEPRLPPSLLKLFIEWCPKLASFPEQGLPPLLSDLCISGCPELASFPKQGLPPSLSDLVIYKCPNFASFPEQGLPPSLLRLRIIECPILKRQCEKRKGPYWSFIAHIPEVEIDHRFVFDPSS